In a single window of the Sediminicoccus sp. KRV36 genome:
- a CDS encoding HlyD family secretion protein, with product MLELILCSLLTILPDYLFRRFVQGKRFGHEITLFSVWFELRWGIVTCLLLAISLITLVFYFHPSTIHVSSVFRTVPIVPQTNGRVAEIYVRGSEPVAAGAPLFRLADESQRTAVETARRAVAQVDAAVLVARADLAAADARVLEAQGALRQASDELAMRQALRDVAARRDVERMQVTVQTREAGVAAAQAAREAVAARISDQLPAERASTVAALAQAQAELDKTVIRAGVAGRVEQFLLQVGDVVNPFARPAGVLVPDDLGARSPRLVAGFGQIEARVLRVGMLAEASCVSLPWTVIPMVVTQVQGFVAGGQVRGGDQLLDAQQFSRPGTVLATLEPLYKDGLDNVIPGSNCIANAYTSSHEELSQPGIGTARAIGLHVVDTVGVVHAILLRIQTLLMPFKALVFGGGH from the coding sequence ATGCTGGAACTGATCCTCTGCTCGCTGCTGACGATCCTGCCGGACTACCTGTTCCGCCGCTTCGTGCAGGGCAAGCGCTTCGGGCATGAGATCACGCTGTTCTCCGTCTGGTTCGAGCTGCGCTGGGGGATCGTCACCTGCCTTTTGCTGGCGATCAGCCTGATCACGCTGGTGTTCTACTTCCACCCCTCGACCATCCATGTCAGCTCGGTGTTTCGCACGGTGCCCATCGTGCCGCAGACCAATGGCCGCGTGGCCGAGATCTACGTGCGCGGCAGCGAGCCGGTGGCGGCCGGTGCGCCACTGTTCCGCCTGGCCGATGAGAGCCAGCGCACGGCGGTCGAGACGGCCCGGCGTGCCGTGGCCCAGGTGGATGCGGCCGTGCTGGTCGCCCGCGCCGACCTCGCCGCGGCCGATGCGCGCGTCCTCGAAGCCCAGGGCGCCCTGCGCCAGGCGAGTGACGAGCTGGCCATGCGCCAGGCCCTGCGCGATGTGGCGGCCCGGCGCGACGTGGAGCGCATGCAGGTGACGGTGCAAACCCGCGAGGCGGGCGTCGCCGCTGCCCAGGCCGCGCGCGAGGCCGTAGCCGCGCGCATCTCCGACCAATTGCCGGCTGAGCGCGCGAGCACCGTCGCCGCCCTCGCCCAGGCCCAGGCCGAGCTCGACAAGACCGTGATCCGCGCCGGCGTGGCCGGGCGGGTGGAGCAATTCCTGCTCCAGGTGGGGGATGTCGTGAACCCCTTTGCCCGCCCGGCCGGCGTCCTCGTGCCCGATGACCTTGGGGCCCGGTCGCCGCGGCTGGTGGCTGGCTTCGGCCAGATCGAGGCGCGCGTGCTGCGCGTCGGCATGCTGGCCGAGGCGAGCTGCGTTTCCCTGCCATGGACGGTGATCCCGATGGTGGTCACGCAGGTGCAGGGCTTCGTCGCCGGCGGGCAGGTGCGTGGCGGGGACCAGCTGCTCGATGCCCAGCAATTCAGCCGGCCGGGCACGGTGCTGGCGACGCTGGAGCCGCTCTACAAGGATGGCCTGGACAATGTGATCCCGGGCAGCAACTGCATCGCCAACGCCTATACCTCGAGCCATGAGGAATTGTCGCAGCCGGGGATCGGCACGGCGCGGGCCATCGGGCTGCATGTGGTGGATACGGTAGGGGTGGTGCATGCCATCCTGCTGCGAATCCAGACGTTGCTGATGCCCTTCAAGGCGCTGGTCTTCGGTGGGGGGCACTGA
- the murA gene encoding UDP-N-acetylglucosamine 1-carboxyvinyltransferase: MDRIRIRGGVALNGTVPVSGAKNATLPLMAAALLSDGPLVLTNAPDLADIATMRALLVQHGLTVEHDRQARTLTLSGGANNLEAPYDIVRKMRASVLVLGPLLARYGKARVSLPGGCAIGTRPVDLHIKGLEQLGAEIEINAGYIEARAPHGKLRGCKIIFPQVSVGATENLLMAACLAEGETELVNAAREPEISDLAMCLMRMGARIEGIGTGTLRIEGGANLMPATHPIVPDRIEAGTYACAAAITGGTLHLQGAKMEHLGAVARVLRDAGVDVAETHTGLTVSRMNGLRGVDVVTEPFPGFATDMQAQFMALMCVADGAAMITETIFENRFMHVPELMRMGARINFHGTSAIVRGVPKLAGAPVMATDLRASVSLILAGLAAEGETIVNRVYHLDRGYERVEEKLAAVGADIARLPN; encoded by the coding sequence ATGGACCGGATACGCATCCGCGGCGGTGTTGCGCTGAACGGCACGGTGCCGGTCTCGGGCGCCAAGAACGCGACCTTGCCGCTGATGGCGGCCGCCTTGCTGAGCGATGGGCCGCTGGTGCTGACCAATGCGCCGGACCTCGCCGATATCGCCACGATGCGCGCCCTGCTGGTGCAGCACGGCCTGACCGTGGAACATGACCGCCAGGCGCGCACATTGACGCTGAGCGGGGGGGCGAACAACCTCGAAGCGCCCTATGACATCGTGCGCAAGATGCGCGCCTCGGTGCTCGTGCTCGGGCCGCTGCTGGCGCGGTATGGCAAGGCCCGCGTCTCCCTGCCCGGTGGCTGCGCCATCGGCACGCGCCCGGTGGATCTGCACATCAAGGGGCTGGAGCAGCTCGGCGCCGAGATCGAGATCAATGCCGGCTACATCGAAGCCCGCGCCCCGCACGGAAAGCTGCGCGGCTGCAAGATCATCTTCCCGCAGGTCAGCGTGGGTGCGACCGAAAATCTGCTCATGGCCGCCTGCCTGGCCGAGGGCGAGACGGAGCTGGTGAATGCGGCGCGCGAGCCCGAGATCAGTGACCTTGCCATGTGCCTGATGCGCATGGGCGCGCGGATCGAAGGCATCGGCACCGGCACCCTGCGGATCGAGGGCGGCGCCAACCTGATGCCCGCGACCCACCCCATCGTGCCCGACCGGATCGAGGCCGGCACCTATGCCTGTGCCGCGGCCATCACCGGCGGCACGCTGCATCTGCAAGGTGCCAAGATGGAGCATCTGGGCGCCGTGGCCCGCGTGCTGCGTGATGCCGGCGTGGATGTGGCCGAAACCCACACGGGCCTGACCGTCAGCCGCATGAATGGCCTGCGCGGCGTGGATGTGGTGACCGAGCCCTTCCCCGGCTTCGCCACCGACATGCAGGCGCAATTCATGGCGCTGATGTGCGTGGCCGATGGGGCCGCCATGATCACCGAGACCATCTTCGAGAACCGCTTCATGCACGTCCCGGAACTCATGCGCATGGGGGCGCGGATCAATTTCCACGGCACTTCGGCCATCGTGCGCGGCGTGCCGAAGCTGGCCGGCGCCCCCGTGATGGCGACCGATCTGCGCGCCTCGGTCAGCCTGATCCTGGCGGGGCTGGCAGCCGAGGGGGAGACCATCGTCAACCGCGTCTATCACCTCGACCGTGGCTATGAGCGTGTCGAGGAGAAGCTGGCCGCCGTCGGCGCCGATATCGCGCGGCTGCCCAATTGA
- the hisG gene encoding ATP phosphoribosyltransferase: protein MDMPMALTESLAGTGLILALPKGRILKELGPVLARAGIIPAADFADEDSRRLRFETNDPNLDVVRVRPFDVATFVAHGGAQIGVCGGDVLMEYDTDQIYAPLDLGLGRCRVSVAEQAVTAGQDDASRWSRIRVATKYPNIARRHFSARGVQAEVVHLNGAMELAPSLGLSRVIVDLVQTGSTLKANGLVETEVIAHVTSRLIVNRTALKTRPEEIGAWIARFRAALT, encoded by the coding sequence ATGGACATGCCGATGGCCCTGACCGAGAGCCTGGCCGGAACCGGGCTGATCCTGGCGCTGCCCAAGGGCCGCATCCTGAAGGAACTCGGCCCCGTGCTGGCGCGCGCCGGCATCATCCCGGCCGCCGATTTCGCCGACGAAGACAGCCGCCGCCTGCGCTTCGAAACCAATGACCCGAACCTCGACGTGGTGCGCGTGCGCCCCTTCGACGTGGCGACCTTCGTGGCGCATGGCGGCGCCCAGATCGGCGTCTGCGGCGGCGATGTACTGATGGAATACGACACCGACCAGATCTACGCGCCGCTCGATCTGGGGCTCGGCCGCTGCCGGGTCTCGGTGGCCGAACAGGCGGTGACGGCGGGGCAGGACGATGCCTCGCGCTGGTCGCGCATTCGCGTGGCCACCAAGTATCCCAATATCGCGCGCCGGCATTTCTCCGCGCGCGGCGTCCAGGCCGAGGTGGTGCATCTGAACGGGGCGATGGAATTGGCACCCTCGCTCGGCCTCTCCCGCGTCATCGTGGACCTGGTGCAGACGGGCTCGACGCTCAAGGCCAATGGGCTGGTGGAGACGGAGGTGATCGCGCATGTCACCTCACGCCTGATCGTCAACCGCACCGCGCTGAAGACCCGGCCGGAAGAGATCGGCGCTTGGATTGCGCGGTTTCGGGCAGCACTCACCTAG
- the hisD gene encoding histidinol dehydrogenase: protein MQFISTSDAGFETAFTAILEDGRDTTTRVDAAVSAIIQEIRAEGDVALLRLTTRYDGWAPADTTALQVTVAEMDAAVASIEPGLMAALDLAATRIEAFHRAQLPADLVLPGTDGVALGLRWNPLDAVGLYVPGGKAAYPSSVLMNAIPARVAGVARLAMVVPTPGGVLNPLVLAAARRAGVTEVWRIGGAQAVAALAWGTASIAPVDRVVGPGNAYVAEAKRQVFGRVGIDSIAGPSEVLILADGSNNAGHVAMDLLAQAEHDEAAQSILITDDAAFAQAVTREVEAALTTLPRRAIAGESWARHGAVILVRDWTEAVALTNRLAPEHLQIMTPDPQALFSRIRHAGAAFLGRHTPEAIGDYVAGPNHVLPTGRTSRFASGLSVFDFLKRTTWVEANAAGLAAIGPAAVKLAEAEGLGAHAASVALRL from the coding sequence ATGCAGTTCATCAGCACCAGTGACGCCGGGTTCGAGACAGCCTTCACCGCCATCCTCGAGGATGGACGCGATACGACGACGCGTGTGGACGCCGCCGTTTCGGCCATCATCCAGGAGATCCGCGCCGAGGGTGACGTAGCACTGCTGCGACTGACCACCCGCTATGACGGCTGGGCACCCGCCGATACCACCGCGCTGCAGGTCACCGTGGCGGAGATGGATGCAGCCGTCGCCAGCATCGAGCCCGGCCTGATGGCGGCGCTCGATCTCGCCGCCACGCGGATCGAGGCCTTTCATCGCGCGCAATTGCCGGCCGACCTGGTGCTGCCCGGCACGGATGGCGTGGCCCTCGGGCTGCGCTGGAATCCGCTGGATGCGGTGGGGCTTTACGTCCCGGGCGGCAAGGCCGCCTATCCCTCCTCGGTGCTGATGAATGCCATTCCCGCGCGGGTCGCGGGTGTTGCGCGGCTGGCCATGGTGGTGCCGACACCTGGTGGTGTTCTCAACCCGCTGGTCTTGGCCGCCGCGCGACGCGCCGGTGTGACGGAAGTCTGGCGGATCGGCGGCGCGCAGGCTGTCGCGGCCCTGGCCTGGGGCACGGCCAGTATCGCCCCCGTGGATCGCGTGGTGGGGCCGGGCAATGCCTATGTGGCCGAGGCCAAGCGCCAGGTCTTTGGCCGCGTCGGCATCGATTCCATCGCCGGCCCGTCGGAGGTGCTGATCCTTGCCGATGGCAGCAACAACGCTGGCCATGTGGCGATGGACCTGCTGGCCCAGGCCGAGCATGACGAGGCCGCGCAATCCATCCTCATCACCGATGACGCAGCCTTCGCACAGGCCGTGACGCGTGAGGTGGAGGCCGCACTGACCACCCTGCCCCGCCGCGCCATCGCCGGCGAAAGCTGGGCCAGGCATGGCGCCGTGATCCTGGTGCGGGATTGGACTGAGGCGGTGGCGCTGACCAACCGCCTGGCGCCCGAGCATCTCCAGATCATGACGCCCGATCCGCAGGCGCTGTTCTCCCGCATCCGCCATGCCGGTGCCGCCTTCCTGGGCCGCCATACGCCGGAGGCCATCGGCGACTATGTGGCCGGGCCCAACCATGTGCTGCCGACGGGGCGGACCAGCCGCTTCGCCTCGGGGCTTTCCGTGTTTGACTTCCTGAAGCGCACCACCTGGGTGGAAGCCAATGCGGCGGGGCTGGCCGCCATCGGCCCGGCCGCCGTGAAGCTGGCCGAGGCCGAGGGGCTGGGCGCGCATGCGGCGAGTGTGGCGCTGCGACTTTAG
- a CDS encoding SAF domain-containing protein, with translation MNLARLLAARAAAGKPITVGVIGAGKFGAMFLAMAARSPGIHVAVIADLAPAKARENLTRIGWAPEQSAAGSLDDALATRAAFVTENAALVNDPRIEVVVESTGNPAAGIRHALAAIAAAQHIVMVNVEADVLAGPLLAARAAQAGVVYSMAYGDQPALVCEMVDTIRAMGLPVIAAGKGTKYLPIFHASTPETVWSHYGLTPEQAAAGGMNPQMFNSFLDGTKSSIEMAAIANATGLLPPEDGLAFPPCGVQDLPHLLRPREAGGILPRKGMVEVISSLERDARQVVGDLRWGVYAVFEGETDYIRRCFSEYGVHTDSTGHYAALWRPYHLIGLELAVSVASVALRREPTGCSEAWRGDAVATAKRALRAGEILDGEGGAMVWGKCIPAARSLAESALPIGLAHGVKLLRDVPQGAVLRQSDVALDAAQDAVRLRHEMEHTARAGMTQG, from the coding sequence ATGAACCTCGCCCGCCTCCTCGCCGCCCGCGCGGCCGCCGGAAAGCCCATCACCGTCGGCGTCATCGGCGCGGGCAAGTTCGGCGCGATGTTCCTCGCCATGGCGGCACGCTCGCCCGGCATTCATGTCGCGGTGATCGCCGATCTGGCGCCGGCCAAGGCGCGCGAGAATCTGACGCGGATCGGCTGGGCGCCTGAGCAGTCCGCCGCCGGCAGCCTGGATGACGCCCTCGCCACCCGCGCGGCCTTCGTCACCGAGAATGCCGCGCTGGTGAATGATCCGCGCATCGAGGTGGTGGTGGAATCCACCGGCAATCCGGCCGCCGGCATCCGGCACGCGCTTGCCGCGATCGCGGCGGCCCAGCACATCGTCATGGTCAATGTGGAGGCTGATGTCCTGGCCGGCCCGCTGCTCGCCGCGCGCGCGGCCCAGGCCGGCGTCGTCTATTCCATGGCCTATGGCGACCAGCCGGCCCTGGTTTGCGAGATGGTGGACACCATCCGCGCCATGGGCCTGCCCGTCATCGCGGCCGGCAAGGGCACGAAATACCTGCCCATCTTCCATGCCTCCACGCCCGAGACCGTCTGGAGCCATTACGGCCTGACGCCCGAGCAGGCAGCGGCCGGCGGCATGAACCCGCAGATGTTCAACTCCTTCCTGGATGGCACCAAATCCAGCATCGAGATGGCCGCCATCGCCAATGCCACGGGCCTGCTGCCGCCCGAGGATGGCCTCGCTTTCCCACCCTGCGGCGTGCAGGACCTGCCGCATCTGCTGCGCCCGCGTGAAGCGGGCGGCATCCTGCCGCGCAAGGGCATGGTGGAGGTCATCAGCAGCCTGGAGCGGGACGCCCGCCAGGTGGTGGGGGACCTGCGCTGGGGCGTCTATGCCGTATTTGAGGGCGAGACGGATTATATCCGCCGCTGCTTCTCGGAATATGGCGTCCACACCGACAGCACGGGGCATTACGCGGCCCTGTGGCGGCCCTATCACCTGATCGGGCTGGAACTCGCGGTGTCCGTCGCTTCCGTGGCCCTGCGCCGCGAGCCGACGGGATGCAGCGAGGCCTGGCGGGGCGATGCCGTCGCCACCGCCAAGCGTGCGCTGCGCGCTGGCGAAATCCTGGACGGCGAAGGCGGCGCCATGGTCTGGGGCAAATGCATCCCCGCCGCACGGAGCCTCGCGGAGAGTGCGCTGCCGATCGGCCTCGCGCATGGGGTCAAGCTGCTGCGGGACGTGCCGCAGGGCGCGGTGCTGCGGCAATCCGATGTGGCATTGGATGCGGCGCAGGATGCCGTGCGGTTGCGGCACGAGATGGAGCACACGGCCCGGGCCGGCATGACTCAGGGCTGA
- a CDS encoding SDR family oxidoreductase, with amino-acid sequence MKNLFDLTGKVAIVTGGSRGIGRAICERLAQHGAKVVVSSRKLEACQEVVDSITTQGGTAMAVACNIGRKPELQALVDTTVASYGRIDILVCNAAVNPYFGPTQDIPDESYDRIMNSNVRSNLWLCQMSIPGMAARGGGSVIIVSSIGGFRGSPRLGIYGVSKAADMQLARALATEWGPSGVRVNAIAPGLVKTDFARALWEDPVNLKKRTRDTPLLRIGEPDEIAGAAVFLASAASGFMTGQSMVIDGGVLAGPPWLGEE; translated from the coding sequence GTGAAGAACCTGTTTGACCTGACTGGCAAGGTCGCCATCGTGACCGGTGGCAGCCGTGGCATTGGCCGCGCCATCTGCGAACGCCTGGCGCAGCATGGCGCGAAGGTGGTGGTCAGCAGCCGCAAGCTGGAGGCCTGCCAGGAGGTGGTGGACAGCATCACCACCCAGGGCGGCACGGCGATGGCCGTGGCTTGCAATATCGGCCGCAAGCCGGAGTTGCAGGCGCTGGTGGATACCACCGTCGCCAGCTACGGCCGGATTGACATCCTGGTGTGCAATGCGGCGGTGAACCCCTATTTCGGCCCGACGCAGGATATCCCCGACGAATCCTACGACCGCATCATGAACTCGAATGTGCGCAGCAATCTGTGGCTGTGCCAGATGAGCATCCCGGGCATGGCGGCGCGGGGGGGCGGTTCGGTCATCATCGTCAGCTCGATCGGCGGCTTCCGGGGCTCGCCCCGCCTGGGCATCTATGGCGTGTCCAAGGCGGCGGACATGCAGCTGGCGCGCGCATTGGCGACGGAATGGGGGCCCTCCGGCGTGCGGGTCAACGCCATAGCGCCGGGCCTGGTCAAGACGGATTTCGCCCGGGCGCTGTGGGAGGACCCGGTCAATCTGAAGAAGCGCACCCGCGACACACCGCTGCTGCGCATTGGCGAGCCGGATGAAATCGCCGGTGCTGCGGTGTTCCTGGCGAGTGCGGCCTCGGGCTTCATGACCGGCCAAAGCATGGTGATTGACGGCGGCGTGCTGGCCGGGCCGCCATGGCTGGGCGAGGAGTGA
- a CDS encoding DUF4167 domain-containing protein yields MNMKRMRRGHRHGGGGGNGGGGGGQFRSAGGGSGGGSGNQPLNRNHVFDSSGPDVRLRGTAQQLFEKYLQLGRDATSGGDRVAAEGYFQHAEHYFRILGAMAAVQQQAQPQQDRRYREQGGESYQGENQANEGQEAQDGSGPASLEAELAGEAETLPMPQPRHVAPPAEDAAPETTSR; encoded by the coding sequence ATGAACATGAAGCGCATGCGCCGTGGCCATCGCCATGGCGGCGGTGGTGGCAATGGCGGCGGCGGCGGCGGGCAGTTTCGCTCTGCGGGCGGCGGCAGCGGCGGTGGGAGCGGCAATCAGCCCCTGAACCGTAACCACGTTTTCGATTCCAGCGGCCCGGATGTCCGGTTGCGCGGCACCGCTCAGCAGCTTTTCGAAAAATACCTCCAGCTTGGCCGGGACGCGACCAGCGGTGGCGATCGCGTGGCGGCGGAAGGCTATTTCCAGCATGCGGAGCATTACTTCCGCATCCTCGGCGCCATGGCCGCCGTGCAGCAGCAGGCCCAGCCCCAGCAGGATCGCCGTTACCGCGAGCAGGGCGGCGAGAGCTACCAGGGCGAAAACCAGGCGAATGAGGGCCAGGAGGCGCAGGATGGCAGCGGCCCGGCCAGCCTGGAGGCCGAATTGGCGGGTGAGGCGGAGACCCTGCCCATGCCGCAGCCGCGCCATGTGGCCCCTCCGGCCGAAGACGCCGCACCCGAGACGACCAGCCGCTGA
- the prmC gene encoding peptide chain release factor N(5)-glutamine methyltransferase yields MKCEPGESIGAFLCQAGQMLRAAAIENPRIEARMLLAHAMGSTTEALLREPRAPVPPEAIAAFRVAIEQRLAHLPMARILGQAGFWTLDLEVGAETLIPRADSETLIEAALAQDIRPARILDLGTGTGCLLLAALSEFPGAFGIGLDLRPEAAALAARNARRNGLGQRAAFLAGDWAESLQGRFDLILSNPPYIETAALPGLMPEVRLHEPASALDGGPDGLLAYRAILGDLPRLLARDGVAVLELGAGQAADVSALAAAQGLAVAGLRADLGGIERALVLKKSQNPVGGTNCSV; encoded by the coding sequence ATGAAGTGCGAGCCGGGCGAGAGCATCGGCGCCTTTCTCTGCCAGGCCGGCCAGATGCTGCGCGCCGCGGCCATCGAAAACCCGCGCATCGAGGCGCGGATGCTGCTGGCCCATGCCATGGGCAGCACCACCGAGGCCCTGTTGCGCGAGCCACGCGCCCCCGTCCCGCCCGAGGCCATCGCGGCCTTCCGCGTGGCGATCGAGCAACGCCTCGCGCATCTGCCCATGGCGCGCATCCTGGGGCAGGCGGGGTTCTGGACGCTCGATCTGGAGGTGGGCGCCGAGACACTCATCCCCCGCGCCGATTCGGAAACGCTGATCGAGGCGGCGCTGGCCCAGGACATCCGGCCGGCCCGCATCCTTGATCTGGGCACGGGCACGGGCTGCCTCCTGCTTGCGGCGCTGAGCGAGTTTCCCGGGGCCTTCGGTATCGGCCTCGACCTGCGGCCCGAGGCAGCGGCGCTTGCTGCCCGCAATGCCCGGCGCAATGGCCTGGGCCAGCGTGCCGCGTTCCTGGCCGGGGATTGGGCGGAGTCGCTCCAGGGGCGGTTCGATCTCATCCTCTCCAATCCGCCCTATATCGAAACCGCCGCCCTGCCGGGCCTGATGCCCGAGGTCCGCCTGCATGAGCCCGCCAGCGCGCTGGATGGCGGCCCGGATGGGCTTCTCGCCTACCGCGCGATCCTGGGCGATCTGCCCCGGCTTCTGGCCCGGGATGGGGTCGCGGTGCTGGAACTCGGTGCCGGCCAGGCTGCCGATGTTTCGGCACTGGCTGCGGCCCAGGGGCTGGCGGTGGCGGGGCTTCGCGCTGATCTGGGTGGCATCGAACGCGCCCTGGTGTTGAAAAAATCGCAGAATCCGGTTGGCGGGACGAATTGTTCAGTCTAG
- the prfA gene encoding peptide chain release factor 1, whose protein sequence is MSLPTSLDRVMIRAEELRAQLETADGAQVGSLSKELSGLEPLVEKVRAYQALEAAQAEAEALLSDPEMRELAEAELLDAKHRLPRLEREIRLMLLPKDAADERNAILEIRPAAGGDEAGLFAGELFRAYQKYAESVGWRFTILEYDENELGGIKSATGEIEGQGVFARLKFESGVHRVQRVPATETQGRIHTSTVTVAVLAEAEEVDVRIEDKDLRIDTYRAQGAGGQHVNKTDSAVRITHIPTGTVVAMQEEKSQHKNKAKAMKMLRAKIYDAQRQALDSARAADRRGQVGTGDRSERIRTYNFPQGRVTDHRIGLTLHKIDRVMMGEMAEIFDALISEDEAQRLAANG, encoded by the coding sequence GTGAGCCTTCCCACCTCACTGGACCGCGTAATGATCCGCGCCGAGGAACTCCGCGCGCAGCTGGAAACGGCCGATGGCGCGCAGGTCGGCAGCTTGTCCAAGGAGCTCTCCGGCCTCGAACCCCTGGTCGAGAAGGTGCGCGCCTACCAGGCGCTGGAGGCCGCGCAGGCCGAGGCCGAAGCCCTGCTCAGCGACCCCGAGATGCGCGAACTGGCCGAGGCCGAGCTGCTCGACGCCAAGCATCGCCTGCCCAGGTTGGAGCGCGAAATCCGCCTCATGCTGCTGCCCAAGGATGCGGCCGATGAGCGCAACGCCATCCTGGAAATCCGCCCCGCGGCCGGCGGTGACGAGGCCGGGCTTTTCGCCGGCGAGCTGTTCCGCGCCTACCAGAAATACGCGGAATCCGTCGGCTGGCGCTTCACCATCCTGGAATACGACGAAAACGAGTTGGGCGGCATCAAATCCGCCACGGGCGAGATCGAAGGGCAGGGGGTCTTCGCCCGGCTGAAATTCGAAAGCGGCGTGCACCGCGTGCAGCGCGTGCCGGCCACCGAAACCCAGGGCCGCATCCACACCTCCACCGTCACCGTCGCTGTGCTGGCCGAGGCCGAGGAAGTGGATGTGCGCATCGAGGACAAGGATCTGCGCATCGACACCTACCGCGCCCAGGGTGCGGGCGGGCAGCATGTGAACAAGACCGACAGCGCCGTGCGCATCACCCATATCCCGACCGGCACCGTCGTCGCGATGCAGGAAGAGAAAAGCCAGCACAAGAACAAGGCCAAGGCCATGAAGATGCTGCGCGCCAAGATCTACGACGCGCAGCGCCAGGCGCTCGATTCCGCCCGCGCCGCCGACCGCCGCGGCCAGGTCGGCACCGGGGATCGCAGCGAGCGCATCCGCACCTACAACTTCCCCCAGGGCCGCGTGACGGACCATCGCATCGGCCTCACGCTCCACAAGATTGACCGCGTGATGATGGGCGAGATGGCCGAGATCTTCGACGCGTTGATCAGCGAGGATGAAGCCCAGCGCCTGGCCGCCAACGGATGA
- the hisS gene encoding histidine--tRNA ligase has translation MSSIKLQPPRGTRDLIGEEFRRHHRVIKTARRISALYGFEEWATPIFEDTRVFSRGLGETSDVVSKEMYEFKDRGGESVTLRPENTAGVCRALVSNGLTQALPRKVFYAGPMFRYERPQAGRYRQFHQIGAEVLGAAEPLADAEVIACGYHIIRELGLDEGVILEVNTLGDADSRDAYRAALIAHFTAHREALSEDSQRRLEKNPLRIIDSKEAQDRALVADAPTIEPFLTDNARAHWDTLRRHLAAFAVPFRENPRIVRGLDYYSHTAFEFVTDRLGAQGTVMGGGRYDGLVEEMGGPVTPAVGWAAGVERLAMLMEKAGLTPAAPRLVTVIPVSEAEEAVALGILQSLRAAGIGAEMGYRGNLKRRMERANKQGARAALIIGETEAAQGVAQLRDLDAGTQEQVAFAALVERLKK, from the coding sequence ATGTCCAGCATCAAGCTCCAGCCCCCGCGCGGGACCCGCGATCTCATCGGCGAGGAATTCCGCCGCCACCACCGCGTCATCAAGACCGCGCGCCGCATCTCGGCCCTGTACGGCTTCGAGGAATGGGCGACCCCCATCTTCGAGGACACGCGCGTCTTCTCCCGCGGGTTGGGCGAGACCTCGGATGTCGTCAGCAAGGAGATGTACGAATTCAAGGATCGCGGCGGCGAAAGCGTCACGCTGCGCCCCGAGAACACCGCCGGCGTCTGCCGCGCCCTCGTCTCCAACGGCCTGACCCAGGCCCTGCCGCGCAAGGTGTTCTATGCCGGCCCGATGTTCCGCTATGAGCGCCCGCAGGCCGGGCGCTACCGCCAATTCCACCAGATCGGCGCCGAGGTGCTGGGGGCCGCCGAACCCCTGGCCGATGCCGAAGTCATCGCCTGCGGCTATCACATCATCCGCGAACTCGGCCTGGATGAGGGCGTGATCCTGGAGGTGAACACGCTGGGCGACGCGGACAGCCGTGACGCGTATCGTGCCGCCTTGATCGCGCATTTCACCGCCCATCGGGAGGCCCTCAGCGAGGACAGCCAGCGCCGGTTGGAGAAGAACCCGCTGCGCATCATTGACAGCAAGGAGGCGCAGGACCGCGCCTTGGTGGCGGATGCGCCGACCATCGAGCCCTTCCTGACCGACAATGCCCGCGCCCACTGGGACACGCTGCGCCGTCATCTCGCGGCCTTCGCCGTGCCCTTCCGCGAGAACCCGCGCATCGTCCGCGGCCTGGATTACTACAGCCACACCGCCTTCGAATTCGTGACCGACCGTCTGGGGGCCCAGGGCACCGTGATGGGCGGCGGCCGCTATGATGGCCTGGTGGAGGAGATGGGCGGACCGGTGACGCCCGCCGTGGGCTGGGCCGCCGGGGTGGAGCGGCTGGCCATGCTGATGGAGAAGGCCGGCCTGACGCCCGCCGCCCCGCGCCTGGTCACCGTGATCCCGGTGAGCGAGGCCGAAGAAGCCGTGGCACTGGGCATCCTGCAATCCCTGCGCGCGGCCGGCATCGGCGCCGAGATGGGCTATCGCGGCAATCTCAAGCGCCGGATGGAGCGCGCCAACAAGCAGGGCGCCCGCGCGGCGCTCATCATCGGCGAGACCGAGGCGGCGCAAGGTGTCGCCCAGCTGCGCGACCTCGATGCCGGCACGCAGGAGCAGGTGGCCTTTGCCGCGCTGGTGGAGCGGCTGAAGAAGTGA
- a CDS encoding type II toxin-antitoxin system PrlF family antitoxin, producing the protein MPVTIKGQVTIPKPIRDRLGLVPGNRVEFEALPDGRIAISKALDPEDAYAQRIARARGMAKGLDGLSTDEVMRLLRGDDDAA; encoded by the coding sequence ATGCCCGTCACCATCAAAGGCCAGGTCACCATCCCCAAGCCTATCCGGGACAGGCTTGGGCTGGTGCCTGGCAATCGCGTCGAATTCGAAGCGCTGCCGGATGGCCGTATCGCCATCAGCAAGGCCCTGGACCCCGAGGATGCCTATGCGCAACGCATCGCGCGCGCGCGGGGCATGGCCAAGGGGCTTGATGGCCTCTCCACCGATGAGGTCATGCGCCTGCTGCGCGGCGATGACGACGCGGCGTGA